One region of Brassica napus cultivar Da-Ae chromosome A10, Da-Ae, whole genome shotgun sequence genomic DNA includes:
- the LOC106371621 gene encoding E3 ubiquitin-protein ligase WAV3 has product MGSKWRKAKLALGLNLCLYVPKTLEESSSLSRRSNDAVSLSPVTVPRPTTPTPSSSGLRLPRSISISSSKKTCAICLTTMKAGQGHAIFTAECSHSFHFHCITTNVQHGNQICPVCRAKWNEVPLQIPNAKSKPIVRPRDDAWMTIPPRRSSQNQPSPRPERLRPVSMIFNNEPAVFNDDEALEPQHHNPAESTKPGGVSGKLEVKTYPEISEVVRSVSFKDFSVLINLKAPPVSSSSSSSRAPVDLVTVLDVSGSMAGTKLALLKRAMGFVIQNLGPFDRLSVISFSSTSRRSFPLRLMTETGKQEALQAVNSLVSNGGTNIAEGLTKGAKVLIDRRFKNSVSSIVLLSDGQDTYTMTSPTGSNTKGADYKTLLPKEVNRIPVHAFGFGADHDASLMHSIAENSGGTFSFIESETVIQDAFAQCIGGLLSVMVQELRVKIECVHPMLKIGSVKAGSYRFDSRTGSIEVGDLYAEEERNFLVNLDVPVVDGVLDSMSLLKVGCVYRDPVTKETVDLSNSGEVKILRPVLEQRPVVSVEVDRQKIRLRAAEAISEARVLAERGDLTGAVSVLETCRGVLSETVSGKAGDALCVSLCAELKETQERMASRQVYESSGRAYVLAGLSSHSWQRATARGDMSDTTTMSYQTQSMVDMVNLSQTMTFGCPRASSNANSSSNPNPSPSARRKLRQALTFPARPRAR; this is encoded by the exons ATGGGAAGCAAATGGCGAAAAGCAAAGCTAGCTTTGGGTCTAAACTTGTGCCTTTACGTTCCTAAAACGCTCGAAGagtcttcttctctctcgaGAAGATCCAACGACGCCGTTTCGCTTTCTCCCGTAACGGTTCCAAGGCCCACGACGCCGACTCCGTCATCCTCTGGTCTCCGATTGCCTAGGTCCATTAGCATATCCTCTTcaaag AAAACATGTGCTATATGCTTGACGACGATGAAAGCAGGACAAGGCCACGCAATCTTCACAGCGGAATGCTCTCACTCCTTTCATTTCCACTGCATCACCACCAACGTTCAACACGGCAACCAGATTTGCCCCGTTTGTCGCGCGAAATGGAACGAAGTCCCTCTTCAGATCCCTAACGCTAAGTCTAAACCGATAGTTAGACCAAGAGACGATGCATGGATGACAATACCACCGCGCAGGTCGTCTCAGAACCAACCTTCTCCGCGTCCTGAACGTCTAAGACCCGTCTCCATGATCTTTAACAACGAGCCTGCTGTTTTTAACGACGACGAGGCTCTGGAACCTCAACACCACAATCCTGCTGAATCAACCAAACCTGGTGGTGTCTCTGGGAAGCTGGAAGTTAAAACGTATCCAGAGATCTCTGAAGTTGTGAGATCGGTTTCGTTTAAGGACTTCTCTGTACTGATCAACCTAAAAGCTCCTCCTGTttcatcctcttcttcttcctcccgaGCTCCTGTTGATCTAGTCACGGTTCTTGATGTAAGCGGAAGCATGGCGGGAACGAAACTAGCTTTACTGAAACGAGCAATGGGGTTTGTGATTCAGAATCTTGGCCCGTTCGACCGTCTCTCAGTCATCTCCTTCTCCTCAACATCTCGCCGTAGCTTCCCTCTCCGTCTCATGACGGAGACAGGTAAGCAAGAGGCGTTACAAGCTGTTAACTCGTTGGTCTCAAACGGTGGGACAAACATAGCAGAGGGGTTAACGAAAGGTGCAAAGGTTTTGATCGACCGTAGATTCAAGAACTCTGTATCCAGCATCGTCCTCTTATCCGACGGTCAGGATACATACACCATGACTAGTCCCACCGGTTCCAACACCAAAGGTGCTGATTACAAAACGCTTCTTCCTAAAGAAGTAAACCGGATCCCGGTTCACGCGTTCGGGTTCGGCGCTGACCACGACGCTTCCTTGATGCATTCCATTGCTGAAAACTCGGGAGGGACGTTTTCTTTCATAGAGTCCGAGACGGTTATACAAGACGCGTTTGCGCAGTGCATTGGTGGTCTTCTTAGCGTTATGGTTCAAGAGCTGCGCGTTAAGATTGAGTGTGTTCATCCTATGTTGAAGATTGGTTCGGTTAAAGCTGGAAGCTACCGGTTTGACTCGAGAACCGGTTCGATCGAAGTCGGTGATCTTTATGCAGAGGAGGAGAGGAACTTCTTGGTGAATCTTGATGTTCCCGTTGTGGATGGGGTTTTGGATTCAATGTCGTTGCTCAAGGTTGGATGCGTTTACAGAGACCCCGTGACGAAAGAGACGGTTGATTTGAGTAATTCCGGCGAAGTGAAGATTCTCAGACCGGTGTTGGAACAAAGACCTGTGGTGTCTGTTGAAGTTGACAGGCAAAAAATTAGGTTGCGTGCGGCGGAAGCAATCTCTGAAGCTAGGGTTTTAGCTGAACGGGGGGATTTAACCGGAGCTGTTTCGGTTTTAGAGACTTGTCGTGGGGTTTTGTCGGAGACTGTGTCGGGAAAAGCGGGAGATGCGTTGTGTGTGTCGCTGTGTGCGGAGCTGAAGGAGACGCAGGAGAGGATGGCGAGCCGACAAGTGTACGAGAGTTCGGGGAGAGCTTACGTACTCGCGGGGCTTAGCTCGCACTCGTGGCAGAGAGCCACGGCGAGAGGTGACATGAGTGATACTACGACGATGAGTTACCAGACGCAGTCGATGGTGGATATGGTGAATCTCTCTCAGACCATGACGTTTGGATGCCCTAGGGCTAGTTCTAATGCGAACTCGAGCTCGAATCCTAATCCAAGCCCCTCGGCTCGGAGGAAGCTCCGGCAAGCTCTCACTTTTCCGGCGAGGCCGAGAGCTAGGTGA